A window of Coregonus clupeaformis isolate EN_2021a chromosome 28, ASM2061545v1, whole genome shotgun sequence contains these coding sequences:
- the LOC121542476 gene encoding delta-type opioid receptor-like — MEFTTLSAADFADLYSVIPFNATLSEDSTGLPSRGNDTEKGSSKDTKSIIIAVSITALYSIICVVGLLGNILVMYGVVRYTKMKTATNIYIFNLALADALATSTLPFQSAKYLMNTWLFGEFLCKVILAIDYYNMFTKIFTLTMMSVDRYIAVCHPVRALDFRTPAKAKMINACIWILSSAIGVPIMVMAVTKVTDKGNTGCMLQFPQPDWYWDAVTKICVFIFAFVVPVLVITICYGLMILRLKSVRLLSGSKEKDRNMRRITRMVLVVVAAFIICWTPIHIFIILRTMVQINSMNPYVIASWHLCIALGYMNSSLNPLLYAFLDENFKRCFRDFCLPFRSNMDQSSFSRARNSTREPTTVCAPRELVRKPV, encoded by the exons ATGGAGTTCACTACCCTGTCCGCGGCTGATTTTGCCGACCTGTATTCTGTGATCCCTTTCAATGCCACATTGTCTGAGGATTCTACAGGGCTGCCATCAAGAGGCAATGACACCGAGAAGGGTTCTTCGAAGGACACCAAAAGTATTATAATTGCAGTATCTATAACGGCTCTTTACTCTATTATATGCGTTGTTGGACTGCTTGGAAACATCCTCGTTATGTATGGAGTAGTGAG ATACACCAAAATGAAGACAGCCACTAACATCTACATCTTCAACTTGGCCCTGGCCGATGCTTTGGCTACCAGCACTCTGCCCTTCCAGAGTGCCAAGTACCTGATGAACACCTGGCTCTTCGGCGAGTTTCTGTGTAAAGTGATCCTCGCCATCGACTACTACAACATGTTCACCA aaatcttcACCCTGACCATGATGAGCGTGGACCGCTACATCGCTGTGTGCCACCCGGTCAGGGCCCTGGACTTTAGAACACCCGCCAAGGCCAAGATGATCAACGCGTGCATCTGGATCCTCTCCTCTGCCATCGGAGTGCCCATCATGGTCATGGCGGTTACCAAGGTGACAGACAAAG GCAATACAGGGTGCATGCtgcagttccctcagccagactGGTACTGGGACGCGGTAACTAAGATCTGCGTGTTCATCTTTGCCTTCGTGGTGCCAGTCCTGGTTATCACCATCTGCTACGGCCTGATGATTCTCCGCCTGAAGAGTGTCCGTCTGCTCTCCGGCTCCAAGGAGAAAGATCGGAATATGCGGCGCATTACCCGCATGGTCCTGGTGGTGGTGGCGGCATTCATAATTTGCTGGACGCCCATCCACATCTTTATCATCCTCAGGACCATGGTGCAGATCAACAGCATGAACCCCTACGTAATCGCCAGCTGGCACCTGTGCATTGCGCTGGGCTACATGAACAGCAGCCTCAACCCCCTGCTTTACGCCTTCCTAGACGAGAACTTCAAGAGGTGCTTCAGGGATTTCTGCCTGCCTTTCCGCTCCAACATGGACCAGAGCAGCTTCTCCAGAGCCCGCAACTCCACGCGAGAGCCCACCACCGTGTGTGCTCCGAGAGAGTTGGTGAGGAAGCCTGTATGA